A region from the Verrucomicrobiota bacterium genome encodes:
- a CDS encoding helix-turn-helix domain-containing protein, which yields MSALSAEFVDVMKLMGWNQSETARQLYITSSHVNQIVNGKAEPSVAMVQLLKLTALRRRPELTSRIKVDKDDKRKLSANQEPVFVSEFWGLMRRRKLRKMNKVKQAEYLKSWSIVLGFPFNPEV from the coding sequence ATGAGTGCGTTATCCGCGGAATTCGTGGATGTGATGAAGTTGATGGGCTGGAACCAGTCTGAAACCGCCCGCCAGTTGTACATCACCTCCTCGCATGTCAACCAAATCGTCAATGGCAAAGCCGAGCCCAGTGTGGCCATGGTTCAGTTGCTGAAACTGACCGCCCTGCGCCGCCGGCCAGAGTTGACCAGCCGCATCAAGGTGGACAAGGACGACAAGCGCAAGCTGTCCGCCAACCAGGAACCCGTGTTCGTCTCGGAATTCTGGGGCCTGATGCGCCGCCGGAAACTACGCAAGATGAACAAGGTTAAACAGGCGGAATACCTCAAGTCATGGTCCATTGTCTTAGGATTTCCGTTTAATCCAGAAGTGTAA